One part of the Magallana gigas chromosome 5, xbMagGiga1.1, whole genome shotgun sequence genome encodes these proteins:
- the LOC105336543 gene encoding monocarboxylate transporter 13 codes for MNGNNNRVVQIFSINVNSDQDYQRYASRRKSSVVREISGRIHSVLNRDEEEDVDSSVDGVFRLRGQFDIRDVVPSDSQPTVEAQHFQRRGSSLTNGQTDTLPQLTVRTPVNVRKWFVLISSFFNMMITGGFPFNMSVLFVEFLNAFGKSKAETSLVQSVCTGVFFIGGLITGGLVTKFGTKICGCFGAMLSATGIAVCFIAPNLEFLIIFIGVMSGAGFSLNVICASTSVSQNFSPKERILALAFVSSGSGIGGLSFPLLLQYFIDSFGWRGCLLVISGIVLNQLACGLMSGPDLKRPTGPKLQQNMTDNNETEDSNTTLSRLKALLKNTVFLGFCFALSLALAAFNGFLVFFVDFFEQKGFDRTSVVWLYSGMNIVSTIFRFVPGLIAQSPNIPKLAIPAMYAFLGCISLSLLPFMTSYSLNAVVIALYGIALGGVVTVISITTLELVGEKTYPTGLGIVLAASGIANTAGAPIAGYFRDISGSYTYSVLSGAGATLLASFIFTWAMIYQRRHGDDPRSRFNMEIDVQARRKSRRRSSILPWRKSVDLGFAL; via the exons ATGAATGGAAACAATAATAGAGTGGTCCAGATTTTCAGCATAAACGTCAATAGTGACCAGGATTACCAAAGGTATGCTTCCCGCCGGAAATCGTCTGTCGTTCGCGAGATTTCCGGTCGGATCCACTCCGTGCTGAATCGAGATGAGGAGGAAGATGTGGACAGTTCAGTGGACGGCGTGTTCCGGTTGAGAGGACAGTTTGACATAAGAGATGTTGTTCCTAGCGACAGTCAACCGACCGTGGAAGCGCAACATTTTCAAAGGAGGGGAAGCTCTTTAACGAATGG GCAGACTGATACTTTGCCACAGTTAACCGTTCGAACGCCTGTAAATGTACGGAAATGGTTCGTCTTAATCAGCAGCTTCTTCAATATGATGATCACCGGGGGATTCCCATTCAACATGTCGGTCCTCTTTGTAgagtttttaaatgcatttggAAAAAGCAAAGCGGAGACTTCACTGGTGCAATCGGTTTGCACAGGAGTCTTTTTTATTGGAG GTTTGATAACAGGTGGGCTGGTCACTAAATTTGGAACCAAGATTTGTGGTTGCTTTGGAGCCATGCTTTCTGCCACTGGAATTGCTGTTTGTTTTATAGCACCAAATCTggaatttcttatcatttttattggaGTCATGTCAG GAGCTGGATTTTCACTAAACGTGATTTGTGCATCAACAAGTGTTTCTCAAAACTTTTCACCTAAAGAAAGGATTCTTGCTCTTGCCTTTGTGTCCTCGGGTTCTGGCATTGGTGGGCTGAGCTTTCCTTTACTGCTTCAGTACTTCATTGACAGTTTTGGCTGGAGAGGTTGCCTTTTAGTCATTTCTGGGATCGTTCTAAACCAGTTAGCATGTGGTCTTATGTCGGGCCCAGACCTAAAAAGACCAACAGGCCCAAAACTTCAGCAAAATATGACAGACAACAACGAGACAGAAGATTCCAATACAACTTTATCCAGACTAAAGGCTTTACTGAAAAACACCGTGTTCCTTGGATTCTGTTTTGCTTTATCGCTTGCACTAGCGGCATTTAATGGGTTTTTGGTATTTTTCGTAGACTTCTTTGAACAGAAGGGATTCGACCGTACTTCTGTAGTTTGGTTATATTCTGGGATGAATATTGTCAGCACAATTTTCAGATTCGTTCCGGGATTAATAGCACAGAGTCCGAATATACCAAAACTAGCCATTCCTGCTATGTATGCTTTTCTTGGTTGTATAAGTCTAAGCTTGCTTCCGTTCATGACCTCATATTCATTGAACGCTGTAGTTATAGCGCTCTATGGGATAGCACTGGGAGGCGTGGTCACTGTGATATCCATTACGACCCTGGAGTTAGTGGGAGAAAAGACATATCCGACGGGGCTTGGAATTGTGTTGGCTGCTTCTGGAATTGCCAATACTGCGGGAGCTCCGATAGCAG GTTATTTCCGTGACATCTCTGGGTCTTACACCTACAGTGTTCTATCCGGGGCTGGGGCTACTCTTCTTGctagttttatttttacctgGGCCATGATCTATCAGAGACGACACGGTGATGATCCTCGGTCCAGATTCAACATGGAGATTGATGTGCAGGCGAGGCGGAAGTCGCGTAGACGATCTAGTA